In the genome of Saprospira sp. CCB-QB6, one region contains:
- a CDS encoding KAP family P-loop NTPase fold protein: MHLVFFLWWKIKNWPGKNTLKQDSATSLFVAEDDLSIIFPDEETSPRKDLAKKIATNIIHINTEQAFALAITGEWGSGKTTFIKHIKDELEENDRAIIIPFSPWKNKGEEAVIADFFYSLKKSLSPYNEQLAPEISNYLNSLLNISTAIPAAGVPKVGKLGLQALKLLTPNIEGTEESYQKLAKAIDSIEEPIVVVIDDLDRLDAGEVVAVLKLIRNVANFKGITFIVAYSKAYVEKAIKKALSDHNSKYFLEKIVQKEVVLPKLDYNNLFQVLKNLLKNSKEESLREVIEAEENKDWLNADSKILWHYLETPRDIVRFYNSIILDFIEMGEYIHSKDFFYLYLIRLKYYEVYEMLWKKQKYIFTTNTNTNTLHIEKDKEKIISILHLRNRSTLPIIKTLFNVQTFEVTDDYDLIEESSPTEEEPEVSTRKRIYHVDNFSLLYQIFVPDISRITETVFLYISGTENNFINDLASISEEKKIILRKKLSTNLKSDVIHSIQSKESLSRCLHIYFTIEVNPDLIHATLYNNELQQRVIDSTDETDFLSVLRQILDGEEFKNNENVVRLLGAVSLNDYKIKLLDQDLFEYGYMQFEGFIKKIEQGDQLDARNTKILFFCLGELFRIQSIDKKLIMSNATKLRIKQVLIKFFDPLWIGNFLHPHINPFVLKGTFFYYLSLLLFPDDIEDFTKFITACSSKLNNNQHKALEEFLDAYKSQVHRTEIKQEPPVMHPNWGRYFVADLKYAPVIYGEAENITDFIANVNAYNSGIQKLYLKHAKELFQIRRKVEIEINQSKMASTHKLYIAVPYGTKIDDLEMDDTAITTGDVLEIYSTAKIDIDDIDLQKGNHLKFKYNIYEYNSAGFYLIKVF; the protein is encoded by the coding sequence ATGCACCTAGTCTTTTTTTTATGGTGGAAAATAAAAAATTGGCCAGGGAAAAATACGCTTAAACAGGACTCAGCAACGTCTCTTTTTGTTGCCGAAGACGATTTATCTATCATCTTTCCAGATGAAGAAACTAGCCCTAGAAAAGATTTAGCTAAAAAAATTGCGACTAATATTATTCATATAAATACGGAGCAAGCTTTTGCACTAGCCATTACAGGAGAATGGGGCTCAGGAAAAACAACTTTTATTAAGCACATCAAAGATGAACTAGAAGAAAATGATCGTGCAATAATCATCCCTTTCTCTCCCTGGAAGAATAAGGGAGAAGAAGCCGTGATTGCCGATTTTTTCTATAGCCTAAAAAAATCACTCTCTCCTTACAATGAACAATTAGCTCCGGAAATTTCTAACTACCTAAATAGTTTACTTAATATTTCTACGGCTATTCCTGCAGCTGGAGTTCCCAAAGTGGGGAAACTAGGACTACAAGCACTAAAACTATTAACTCCTAACATTGAAGGAACAGAAGAAAGCTATCAGAAGCTAGCTAAAGCCATTGACAGTATTGAAGAACCCATTGTTGTTGTTATTGATGATCTTGACCGATTAGATGCAGGAGAAGTAGTCGCGGTACTGAAGCTCATTCGAAATGTTGCCAATTTTAAGGGAATTACTTTTATTGTTGCTTATTCTAAAGCTTATGTAGAAAAAGCCATCAAAAAAGCCTTAAGCGACCACAATAGCAAATATTTTCTGGAAAAAATTGTACAAAAAGAAGTTGTTCTGCCCAAACTTGATTATAACAATTTATTTCAAGTACTGAAAAATTTATTAAAAAATAGTAAGGAAGAGAGCTTAAGAGAAGTAATTGAAGCAGAAGAAAATAAGGATTGGCTAAATGCTGATAGTAAAATACTATGGCATTATCTCGAAACGCCTAGAGATATCGTACGCTTTTATAATAGCATTATATTGGACTTCATTGAAATGGGGGAATATATTCATAGTAAAGACTTCTTTTACCTCTACCTAATTCGATTAAAGTATTATGAGGTCTATGAAATGCTCTGGAAAAAACAGAAATATATTTTTACCACAAACACAAACACAAACACACTACACATAGAAAAGGATAAGGAAAAAATTATTTCAATCTTACATTTGAGAAATAGATCCACACTTCCAATCATAAAAACTCTTTTCAATGTCCAAACTTTTGAAGTTACAGATGATTATGATCTTATAGAAGAGTCTAGCCCAACAGAAGAAGAGCCCGAAGTCTCTACTAGAAAAAGAATTTATCATGTAGATAATTTTAGCCTTTTATACCAAATCTTTGTTCCTGACATTAGCCGTATTACAGAAACCGTTTTTCTATATATTTCAGGAACAGAAAATAACTTTATAAATGACCTAGCTTCTATTTCAGAGGAGAAAAAAATTATTCTCAGAAAAAAGCTCTCTACTAATCTAAAATCTGATGTCATTCACTCTATTCAGTCCAAAGAAAGTTTAAGCCGATGTCTACATATCTACTTTACTATTGAAGTGAATCCTGACCTAATTCATGCTACTTTATACAATAATGAGTTGCAACAAAGAGTAATTGACTCAACGGATGAAACAGACTTTTTATCTGTTTTAAGACAGATTCTGGATGGAGAGGAGTTCAAAAATAACGAAAATGTAGTGCGTCTACTTGGGGCAGTATCATTAAATGATTATAAAATCAAATTACTTGATCAAGACTTGTTTGAATATGGATATATGCAATTTGAAGGCTTTATTAAAAAGATTGAGCAAGGAGATCAACTTGATGCTAGAAATACTAAGATTTTATTTTTCTGTCTTGGGGAGTTATTTAGAATCCAATCCATCGATAAGAAGCTCATTATGTCTAATGCGACTAAATTGAGGATCAAGCAAGTATTGATTAAATTCTTTGATCCACTTTGGATAGGCAACTTTTTACACCCTCATATAAATCCGTTTGTTTTAAAAGGCACCTTCTTCTATTATTTATCCTTATTACTATTTCCTGACGACATAGAAGACTTCACTAAATTCATAACAGCTTGTTCAAGCAAATTAAATAACAATCAACACAAAGCTTTAGAGGAGTTTTTGGATGCCTACAAAAGTCAAGTCCATAGAACAGAGATAAAACAAGAACCACCTGTTATGCACCCCAACTGGGGGCGCTATTTTGTAGCAGACTTAAAATACGCTCCAGTTATTTATGGTGAGGCCGAAAATATCACTGATTTTATAGCAAATGTTAATGCCTATAACTCTGGCATTCAAAAACTCTATCTCAAGCATGCTAAAGAGTTATTTCAGATAAGACGTAAAGTAGAAATTGAAATTAACCAAAGTAAAATGGCCTCCACTCATAAACTGTACATCGCGGTTCCCTATGGTACAAAAATTGACGATTTAGAAATGGATGATACCGCAATAACTACAGGAGATGTATTAGAAATATACTCTACGGCAAAAATAGATATTGATGATATCGACCTTCAGAAAGGTAATCATCTAAAGTTCAAGTACAATATTTATGAATATAACTCAGCAGGATTTTATTTGATAAAAGTCTTTTAG
- a CDS encoding DUF3179 domain-containing protein, which translates to MLILLFYCLSLIALAIGTASIFMALIEAFPEKCLYYHFFIRRPINWSIFLGLIIWSCILFAQQNEFPIWSIPPLILSGMALILTYKMDQNKAFPALFFPKIAEDAEKLPLKDDMEMAVIEYNGLTKCYPLDYVMHHHIINDKFNDKIVALTYCAMCRSIIPFDVTEIGPLFVGSFKNANMIVADKRTKTFFQQASFKSIIGKLHPYELSMIPFQILSWAEVKATIEKPAVVAVSEKDFRDFELPIAGLWKKIVASESTPGLSAKNRDKTFPARTHVIGITAASIEQQPVYLKKEVLAKKIVENNELDFVLVAAGKTVNAFNNRWNNQRLALSVEGKKIIDQKSNSCWNIRGKYISGEIQQDLSPISISDEYWFSWIKFHPKSKIIRL; encoded by the coding sequence ATGCTAATATTGCTTTTCTATTGCTTATCCCTCATCGCCCTAGCCATCGGAACGGCCTCAATATTTATGGCTTTAATTGAAGCCTTCCCCGAAAAATGCTTGTATTATCACTTTTTTATCCGAAGGCCAATTAACTGGTCTATATTTTTGGGGCTGATTATATGGAGCTGCATTTTATTCGCTCAACAAAATGAATTTCCAATTTGGAGCATTCCCCCCTTAATCCTAAGCGGAATGGCATTGATTTTAACCTATAAAATGGATCAAAACAAGGCTTTTCCCGCACTGTTTTTTCCAAAAATAGCCGAAGATGCCGAAAAATTGCCCTTAAAGGACGATATGGAAATGGCCGTAATTGAATACAATGGCCTCACCAAATGTTATCCGCTTGATTATGTGATGCATCATCATATCATCAACGATAAATTTAATGATAAAATCGTAGCCCTGACCTATTGCGCCATGTGCCGAAGCATCATCCCTTTTGATGTCACCGAAATAGGTCCTTTGTTTGTGGGCTCCTTCAAAAATGCCAACATGATTGTCGCCGACAAACGAACAAAGACCTTTTTTCAACAAGCGAGCTTTAAGTCCATCATTGGCAAATTGCATCCATACGAATTAAGCATGATTCCCTTCCAAATACTTTCTTGGGCAGAAGTGAAAGCAACTATAGAAAAACCCGCAGTTGTAGCCGTTTCGGAAAAAGATTTCAGAGATTTTGAACTCCCCATAGCTGGCCTTTGGAAAAAAATTGTGGCCTCAGAATCTACGCCAGGACTTTCCGCAAAAAATAGAGATAAAACTTTTCCCGCTCGAACGCATGTGATCGGAATAACAGCAGCTTCTATTGAACAACAGCCCGTCTACCTTAAAAAAGAAGTACTGGCCAAAAAAATTGTGGAAAACAATGAACTCGATTTTGTCCTTGTTGCTGCAGGAAAAACAGTGAATGCCTTCAATAACAGATGGAATAACCAAAGATTGGCGCTAAGCGTTGAAGGCAAAAAAATTATTGACCAAAAGAGCAATAGCTGCTGGAATATCCGTGGAAAATATATTTCTGGAGAAATACAACAAGATCTCAGCCCCATTTCCATTTCAGATGAATATTGGTTCTCTTGGATTAAATTTCATCCTAAATCCAAAATTATTAGATTATAA
- the radA gene encoding DNA repair protein RadA — MAKTQKSFVCTECGNVSLKWEGRCSACGEWNSLQEEVTVKGSAKQEAKKATQGAWTQKRGRKQEHARPTHISKVQGDGTVRSPTDDEELNRVLGGGIVSGSIVLIGGEPGIGKSTLMLQLALSFSGKVLYVSGEESEQQIKMRAERLGLRDNDCFLMAETNLTNLLMQAATLGPDVLVVDSIQTLSSQYVESPPGSVSQVRECASELQRFAKETNIPVFVIGHINKDGAIAGPKLLEHIVDVVLQFEGDRNYTHRILRTIKNRFGSTAELGIYEMQGRGLREVSNPSELLLTQKEEDLSGSAITATVEGIRPMLIEIQALVSTSVFSSPQRSATGFDLRRLSMLLAVLEKRCGFQFGNNDVFLNVAGGLKVSDPAIDMAVVAALLSSLEDVAMPSNVCFAGEIGLSGEIRSVQRIEQRIQEANRLGFEKIYVSKFNMKGIDPANYDIEIIPLSKVEQLFEDLFQ, encoded by the coding sequence ATGGCTAAAACGCAAAAAAGTTTTGTATGCACAGAATGTGGCAATGTCTCCCTAAAATGGGAGGGCCGCTGTAGTGCTTGTGGCGAGTGGAATAGCCTGCAAGAGGAGGTCACGGTGAAGGGGAGCGCCAAGCAGGAGGCCAAAAAGGCGACTCAGGGCGCTTGGACCCAAAAAAGAGGGCGAAAACAAGAACATGCCCGCCCCACGCATATTTCTAAGGTGCAGGGCGATGGAACGGTGCGCAGCCCCACCGATGATGAAGAATTGAACCGCGTTTTGGGCGGCGGCATCGTGAGTGGATCAATTGTGTTGATTGGTGGAGAACCTGGCATCGGAAAATCTACGCTGATGCTGCAATTGGCCCTGAGTTTTTCGGGCAAAGTGCTTTATGTTTCAGGCGAGGAAAGCGAACAACAGATTAAAATGCGAGCCGAACGCCTCGGACTGCGCGATAATGACTGCTTTTTGATGGCCGAAACTAATTTGACCAACCTTTTGATGCAAGCGGCCACTTTGGGCCCCGATGTTTTGGTGGTCGATTCAATTCAAACCCTGAGCTCGCAATATGTTGAATCGCCTCCAGGCTCGGTTTCTCAGGTGCGAGAATGTGCTTCTGAATTGCAACGCTTTGCCAAAGAGACTAATATTCCCGTCTTTGTAATTGGCCACATCAATAAAGATGGGGCGATTGCGGGACCAAAATTGCTGGAACATATTGTAGATGTGGTGCTGCAATTTGAAGGCGACCGAAATTATACCCACCGCATTTTGCGAACCATCAAAAATCGCTTTGGTTCTACGGCCGAACTCGGTATTTATGAAATGCAGGGCCGCGGTTTGCGCGAAGTTTCTAATCCCTCAGAACTTTTGCTCACCCAAAAAGAAGAAGACCTCAGCGGTTCGGCGATTACCGCCACGGTAGAAGGCATTCGCCCCATGCTGATCGAAATTCAGGCTTTGGTCTCCACTTCTGTTTTTAGCTCGCCCCAACGCTCGGCCACGGGTTTCGATCTCCGCCGATTGAGTATGCTTTTGGCCGTTTTGGAAAAACGCTGCGGTTTTCAGTTTGGCAATAATGATGTCTTTCTCAATGTGGCCGGGGGACTAAAAGTGAGCGATCCCGCTATTGATATGGCCGTGGTGGCCGCTTTACTTTCTTCTTTGGAAGATGTGGCCATGCCTTCTAATGTTTGTTTTGCGGGAGAAATTGGTTTGTCGGGAGAAATTCGCTCGGTCCAACGAATCGAACAACGCATACAAGAAGCCAATCGCCTCGGCTTTGAAAAAATTTACGTTTCTAAGTTTAATATGAAAGGAATTGATCCCGCCAATTACGATATAGAAATTATCCCGCTCTCTAAGGTAGAGCAACTTTTTGAGGATCTGTTTCAGTAG
- a CDS encoding response regulator transcription factor, translating to MDHIARILLVEDEENIRETLSLNLELEGYEVVGLADGKSVLPQFLGQHFDLVLLDIMLPEMDGLDVCEQIRLHDSEIPIIFLTAKDNSADKIQGLRKGADDYITKPFMLEELLLRIQILLKRSQNHRANTLDEYHFGPNYVNFKEQNAKGQDGQSFKLTKKEGMLLKLLIERAGESVSRQQILQAVWGYDVYPSTRTIDNFILSFRKYFEEDPKNPQFFLSVRGVGYKFQAPEEH from the coding sequence ATGGACCATATTGCTCGAATCCTTTTAGTCGAAGATGAAGAAAATATCCGCGAAACCCTTAGCCTCAATTTAGAATTAGAAGGCTATGAGGTAGTTGGCCTAGCCGATGGCAAAAGCGTGCTGCCCCAGTTTTTGGGCCAACACTTTGACCTCGTTCTGCTCGATATTATGCTGCCCGAAATGGACGGCCTCGATGTCTGCGAACAAATTCGCCTACACGATAGCGAAATTCCCATCATTTTCTTAACCGCTAAAGATAATAGCGCCGATAAAATCCAAGGCCTCCGCAAAGGAGCCGACGATTATATTACCAAACCCTTTATGCTAGAGGAATTGCTCCTCCGCATCCAGATTTTACTCAAAAGAAGCCAAAACCACCGCGCCAATACGCTAGACGAATATCATTTTGGTCCAAATTACGTCAACTTTAAAGAACAAAACGCCAAAGGCCAAGATGGCCAAAGCTTTAAACTGACCAAAAAAGAAGGCATGCTCCTCAAATTGCTGATTGAAAGAGCAGGAGAATCCGTTTCTCGACAACAAATTTTACAAGCCGTTTGGGGCTATGATGTCTACCCCTCTACCCGCACCATCGATAATTTTATCCTCTCTTTTCGCAAGTATTTTGAAGAAGATCCCAAAAATCCTCAATTTTTTCTCTCGGTCCGTGGCGTAGGCTATAAGTTCCAGGCCCCAGAAGAACATTAG
- a CDS encoding sensor histidine kinase: MNQRSINILLYLVMAYILLAGSWWAYLLQTKTDAVWTAQQAEIEAKHPQLTKEEQQNLISFQVAQSHYFRQRMMIMGEGLVFLSLLLLGVYKIVQSQRKQWALAQQQQNFLLSITHELKSPIASVQLVLETLQKRQLTPEQIQRLSKNALQDNQRLHKLVQDLLLAARVEGGHQYIFECLDLKQLLQEVIQWVQPRFPNEIRFISDDQLDCMPQGDRSMLQSAFHNLLDNAVKYAGQSPFLCVELRQKKDHFLIEVKDQGPGIPKTERLAIFQKFYRIGDERTRKSKGTGLGLYILQKVIAAHHGQIQIRENHPQGSIFSIKLPIK; encoded by the coding sequence ATGAATCAACGCTCTATAAATATTCTACTCTATTTAGTTATGGCCTATATCCTGCTCGCTGGCAGTTGGTGGGCCTACCTCCTACAAACAAAAACTGATGCCGTTTGGACCGCCCAACAGGCAGAAATTGAAGCCAAACACCCCCAACTCACCAAAGAAGAACAACAAAACCTAATCAGTTTTCAAGTGGCCCAAAGCCACTACTTCCGCCAACGCATGATGATTATGGGCGAAGGCCTTGTTTTTCTCTCCCTCCTCCTTCTCGGCGTCTACAAAATTGTCCAAAGCCAACGCAAACAATGGGCACTAGCCCAACAACAACAAAATTTTTTACTCTCTATCACCCACGAACTAAAATCCCCCATCGCCTCGGTCCAATTGGTCCTAGAAACACTCCAAAAACGACAACTTACGCCCGAACAAATCCAACGACTTAGCAAAAATGCCCTCCAAGATAACCAAAGACTCCACAAGCTGGTCCAAGACCTCTTGCTGGCCGCCCGAGTGGAAGGCGGCCACCAATATATTTTTGAATGCCTCGACCTCAAACAATTACTCCAAGAGGTGATCCAATGGGTGCAGCCCCGATTTCCCAACGAAATTCGATTTATCTCAGACGATCAACTCGATTGTATGCCCCAAGGCGACCGCAGTATGCTGCAATCCGCCTTTCATAATCTACTCGATAATGCCGTAAAATACGCCGGCCAAAGCCCCTTTCTATGCGTAGAGTTACGGCAAAAAAAAGATCATTTCTTGATCGAAGTTAAAGACCAAGGCCCCGGCATTCCCAAAACCGAACGCCTCGCCATTTTCCAAAAATTTTATCGCATCGGCGATGAACGCACCCGCAAAAGTAAAGGCACTGGCCTCGGCCTCTATATCCTCCAAAAAGTAATTGCCGCCCATCACGGACAAATCCAAATCCGAGAGAACCATCCCCAAGGCAGCATTTTTTCTATCAAGTTGCCCATCAAATAA